The window TTCCAGTCCCGGCCGAATCCTCCGGCAACTGGCGCGCATGCCGGATGGCCGCGTTTACCTGTGGATTGCCCGTACGGTATGTCATCAGACTGGCGGATTCGGACAGCCGACAAAGGATTTCGCGGTAGCGCTAGGCTGCGATGTCGCTCATGCCCATCGGCTTGTTTATGCAAAAGGACTGGATTTCGGCAATCCGGATATCCCCACACCCATCGGCATGGGCTGCCGGGTATGCGAGCGGCCTCAATGCGCCCAACGCGCATTCCCCTATATTGGCCGCGAACTGGATGTGAATGAAAACGTCAGCAGCGTATCTCCGTACCCCATGAATAACTAGCGCGCCAGGACGGCCGATCAGGAGAGATACCCGGTCATTCAAAACGCGCTGCACCTTTACGAGCGTTTACGAGCGGCAGATGTCTGTCCGGCGCGGTAGCGTTGCGCCTCGTGCCAGAAAGCCTGGGCGACCGGAGACAAACGACTCTCATCCAGACACGCTAAGCCGATGTGCCTTGAAGCACCGGGTGAAATCGGACGAAAAACAACCCCGTTATATTCATCGGGTAAGGCGAGTTTTGCCAGAATGGACACACCTTTTCCACTTGCAACCAATTCCAGTATCGACATTAATTGGAGCAGCTCATAATTGACGCGTGGCCTGAGTCCATGTTTCGCAAATAGCTTGCTCACCAGGGCCTGTGAGCCTGCCCGGGTCAAAATAAAAGGATCCGCCGTCATCTCAGCCAGCGCAACCGTTTCCCGTTCTGCCAGCGGATGACCGGACGGCAGCACCGCGACCAGCTCATCAACAGCGAGCGTTACCGAATCAAAATCGGGTTTGGGCAGTGTGACCGCTGCCAGTTCCAGGCGCCGTTCGATCAGGTCACGCGCGGTTTGCTCGTCGGGCTTTTCGGTAACCATCATTTCCACACCCGGGTAACGAACCTTAAAGCGATCCAGCAGCACAGGCAGCACTCTGATCGTCGCACTTGCACCGAACGAGCCCAGATTCAGCAAGCCTGTCTTTAACTGCGCGCCGGACAATGCAGTCGCCTGTACAAGCTGCAAGGCGGCAAATACATCTCGCACATGCGGAAGGATCTGTTGTCCGGTGTAAGTCAATGTAATACCAGCGGAGTGGCGATCAAGCAATTCGGTCCCCAGCGCCAGCTCCAGCGAGCGCAAGGCGTGACTCGTGGCGGATGGCGACATACCAAGCTTGGCCCCCGCCCCGCTACGCCATTTGAAGAGACAAGCGCTAAAAAAAGCTCTAATTGCCGAAGCGTCGGTGTCGCGGTGCCAGGTGGTCTGCTCATTACTATTTCTTTCAGTTTTTCAAGATGAGCGATCCATTCTAGAGACAAGGGCGCACGATAGCAAGCAGATGGAGTGCGCAATAGCGGCTTTCCGGGCGCATCAAGCATGATCGTTCAATTGAATTTTATTTCAATTGAGAGTGATCAATCTGAATCTTAAACTCAACGATATCAATTTATATCGTTGTAAAAAGGACAGTCATGAAAGCTATTGATTATCACAACACGATCAGGCGCCTGATGAACGCGAATGCCTGTCGGAAAAACAATCTGCACGGTGGACCTGTGGCATGAGCGCAGATCAGTTAACAGCGCTGGCCGGGATAAAAGTGCTGGACTTGTCGCGTATTCTGGCAGGTCCCACTGCGGCGCAACTGCTCGGCGACCTGGGCGCCGATGTTGTCAAAGTGGAAAAACCCCTTGAGGGAGACGACACCCGCAAATGGGGTCCACCCTACGTCGCCGACCGAAGCGGGGAGAAAACCGACGAAAGCGCATACTACCTCTGCGCGAACCGCAACAAGCGCTCTATCGCGATTGACATCACATCCGCATCCGGCCAGAAACGGGTGCATCAACTCATGGCGCATACAGACGTCCTTATTGAGAACTACAAGGTCGGCGGTCTTTCCAAATACGGCTTGGCGTACGATCAGATTAAAGACCGCTATCCTGATCTTATCTATTGCTCGGTAACGGGGTTCGGACAAACAGGTCCCTATGCCGCAAGACCGGGTTATGATTTTCTCATTCAGGGCATGGGCGGCATTATGAGCCTGACCGGCGAACCTCAAGGCACACCCATGAAAGTCGGCGTTGGAATTGCAGATGTCATGACCGGGATGTACGCGGCGGTGGGCATTCTGGCTGCGCTCAGACACCGGGAACAAACCGGCCAGGGACAACACATCGATATTGCTTTGCTGGACACGCAAATAGCCTGGCTGGTCAATGGCGGCACAAACTATTTAACCGACAGAAAGCGACCCGAAAGGCTGGGCAACGGGCACCCAAACATCGTGCCTTATCAGGTGTTCTCCACTGCCGATGCACCAATGATCCTGGCTGTCGGCAACGATGCCCAGTTTCGTCGCTTTTGCCAAGTGGCTGGCGAAGCGAGCCTGGCATCAGACGAGCGTTACGCAACCAATATCATGCGCGTACGACATCGCATAGAACTGTGCCGGCTTGTCGACAACGCGCTACGGAAACGCACTCGCTCGCATTGGTTACAGACACTTGAGGCAGCCAATGTGCCTTGCGGGCCGGTCAATAGCCTTGAAGAGGTATTTGCAGATCCGCAAGTAATCGCACGTGGCGCGCAATTGACTATGCCTTGCGAATGGGCGGCGGGAGGACAAATCAGTCTGCTGGCGAACCCGCTAAAGATGTCTGCAACACCGCCGACCTACAACCGTCCACCACCGAGGCTCAATGAACACGAAGCCGAGGTTCTGGCTGACTGGCTTAAAACTTGTAAAACAACCTAGGAGAACGCTATGTATGAACTGACCCCCGAACAACGCACACTTCAGACGCAAGCACGAGAGCTGGCGCAATCTGTTTTCGCCTCCACGGCTGTTCAAACGGACCTGACCGAACAATATCCCTGGGATAATGTCGCGCAACTGCGTGACGCCGGCTTCATGGGCATGATGCTGCCCACGTCTGTTGGTGGTCGCGGCTTGTCCACGCTGGACACCGTCATCGTCATTGAAGAAATGGCTAAAGCTTGCGCCACTATGGGACGAATAACAGTGGACTCAAATCTGGGCGCAATCGGAGCCATTACAAAATATGGCTCCGAGGAACAAATCAAACTTGCGGCTGACCTTGTTCTTGCAGGTGATAAGCCGGCGATCTGTATATCAGAGCCCAATGCCGGCAGCGCAGCCAGCGAAATGACGACACGCGCTGATAAAAATGGCGATCACTATATTCTCAACGGAGAGAAATACTGGATCACCGGTGGTGGCGTGTCAAAGCTGCACCTGATTTTTGCACGCGTATTCGATGATGGCGTCGAACAGGGTATTGGCGCGTTCATCACCGTGCTGGACGACCATGGCCCTGAGGGACTCAAGGTAGGTCGCAGGCTATATGCCATGGGCGTGCGCGGCATCCCCGAAACCCATCTCGAGTTTCATGATCTGAAGATTCACAAATCTATGATGATCACTTTCCCCGATGGACTCAAGCGCGGCTTTGCAGCGCTGATGAGCGCATACAACGCGCAACGCGTTGGTGCGGGTGCAGTGGCACTGGGTATTGCACAATGCGCCTTCGAAGAGGGCGTAGCCTATCTTAAGCGCCGAGAGCAGTTTGGCCGCCCCCTGGCGGAATTTCAAGGGCTGCAATGGATGGTCGCAGACATGTCAGTCCAGCTGGAAGCGGCACGCCTGATGCTGCGATCGGCCGCCGTCAGCGGCGAGACATTCCCCGATATAAACAAGGCAGCACAAGCGAAGATCTTCGCGGCGGAAACCGCCAATAAGGTGACTAACGATGCACTACAGTTCTTCGGATCGTCTGGATATGGTCGACACAACCCAATGGAACGGCATGTCCGGGATGCCCGGATGTTTACCATCGCAGGAGGAACCGCGCAAATCCTGCGCACGCAAGTGGCTTCCAAAATACTGGACATGAAACTGCCGCAGACGCGCGATGGCTATCTTAAAGCAGCACAAAACAGCAAGCGCTGACCAATCAAAAAAAAACGACACCAAAGGAGCATATTATGACGACAACCGTCGCATCCCCCCGTTTTCAGCAATTCATCGAATCCTTCACGCAACTTATCGAGCAATCTTCGAACAATGAAGCGCAGATCCTTGAGTCCGGGCGATCGCTCTTAGGGGACCTGGTGGCCAATGACGTCTGGCTCCCTGAGCAATTTGCACAGCCCCATCCTCAATACTATCAACAGTATCTGCTGCACGCCGATCCTCTGGACCGCTATAGTGTCGTCAGTTTTGTCTGGGGACCAGGTCAAAAAACACCCATTCATAACCATACCGTTTGGGCATTAATCGGCATGATGCGCGGCTCAGAACGCTCAGAACTGTTTGCGGTCCCCAAGCCTGACGAGCCCATGCAATTGGTGAATACAGACACGCTCTCACCGGGCGACATCGACATGGTATCGCCGCGTCTGGGCGACATCCATCGCGTATCCAACGTTTTTGACGATCGTGTCTCTATCAGCATTCACGTCTATGGCGGCAATATCGGCCGAATTTCGCGACACGTTTATGATGCACTCACCGGGAGGACAAAGACCTTTATTTCCGGCTACAGCAACGAACCTGAAGCGCCCGCCGCCTGAGACCGTTCCTATTGCTACATTCCACCAAAGGCAGCGCTCCATCATTGCCGTCGCAATACTGAAAGCAATCTAAACAAAGCTGAACATGACTACCAACACCATTGAACTTACTGCGCTCTGTACGTCCTTTCCTTCAAATCTGGTCGACCATGCACCTGAGCTATTCACTGTTTTTAAAGACTACGCCGAAGTCGTCAGGGAATCTGCCGAAGACGCCTTATCGCCCCGTCTTTATGCGCTGGTGCGCCTGGCGGCGGCCACCGCGATTCCCAGCCCTGCGCTGGCCAGACATGCATTGGCGCTTGCCAGGACGCGCGCCTCTGAAGTGGACATTGCCGGCGCCGTTAACGCAGCCTGTCACTTGCGCAGCGGCGCGGCCATTGCTTACGGTCGGCTGGTATTCAAACTCATGGAAGATAGTGGATCCGCTCCGCCGGAAACGGGCGCTCGCTCACAGATCGCGCTTGATCGGGAGTACATGACAAAACTACGAAAAGCCAGCCCCAGACCCTTTGACGCCATGGCGCGACTCACCACAGCCCGGCAAAAAAACAATGTTCTTGCAGAACTCGATTACGAATTAATCGCCATCGCAGTCGCTACCGTCACCCAGTGCGTCTATTGCCTTGAGATGCACGGCAATAAAGCCAGGAAACTGGGGGCGAGTGATCAGCAGATCGCAGATGCCGTCCATATCGCAATCTGCGCCAGATATGAAGCGACGCTTTGCGAATGGTCGGACGTATCTCCGGATGCCAATCAGTCGTTTAAATGAATGAACCGGCGATGCCCGCAGATTCCTGACGTGCAATGTAACGGTGCAGGAACCGGCGCACCCGGCAAGACAGGTCAACATTATTTTTATAATAAACAGGAGTCAACAATGTATCTGCAAAAACGTGCAGCAGCGGCGGGTTTATTTGCCCTGATCATGGGAAACGCGCTTCCCGCCATGGCCGAATGGCCAGACAAGCCTATCACACTGGTCACCCCCTATACACCCGGCGGAAACGCTGACATCCTCGCTCGGCTCATTGCACAGCCACTGAGCAAGCGACTTGGCAAACCCGTCATCGTAGAAAACAGGCCCGGCGCTGGCGGAATGATCGGTGCGCAATATGCCGCAAGAGCTAAGCCTGATGGATACACCCTATTACTTGGCAGCGTGGCCAATGTGCTGTATGAATATTTCTACAAGAACGTCCCCATGGATTTTGGTGCCGACCTGCTACCGGTATCACACATTGCCAGCTTCCCGAATTTCGTCGTTGTGTCGCCAAACGCGGGGATTGACAGCATTGAAGAGGCCGTGCAGCACGCCAAATCGAGCTCGACTGGCATCAGTTGCGGCAACCCGGGCATTGGCACCACTCCGTATCTGACCTGTGAAATCCTTAAAAACCGGCTGGGTATCGCGCTCACTAACGTGCCATATAAGGGAAGCCTCCCCGCCATCACGGATGTCATCGGCGGACAGATTACCCTGGCCGTTGCAAGCGAAGCGCTGCCATATATGAAAGACGGCAGACTAAAACCGCTGGCGGTCAGTTCCCGATTGCCTACGCCTTTGGCACCCGAGGTGCCTCCTCTTTCCCATACAATTGAAGGAGTGGATGTGGTCGCCTGGTTCGGCGTTTTTGCGCCGCGCAACACCCCTCAAGCCATTATTGAACGCATCAGTTCAGACATAGCCGCATCCCTTAAATCCGCAGACATGCGCGCAAAGCTGGCCGGATTAGGTGCAACCCCGGTAGGCAGCACGCCCGCAGCGTTCGACAATTATTACAAAGCCGAGGCAACGCGCTGGAGGGAGGAAATCGCCGCCATGGGAATCAAGCCGCGATAATTTTCCCCCGCTACGCTTCCCTATTGCGTCCGTTATCGGGAAGCGAATAGCTATCACCATCGTCATTCACGCACTTTATCGATGGATAGGTTCATACAGCCCGTTGCGTCATAAATTCCGGCACGCAGAACCACATTCACCGCCATTATGTGTTTGAAATGATTGCCTTTATAATTGCCGTTTACCCGCATCGACAGGCAAGCATTGCCTGCACCAATAACCAGAGGCAACGAATGAAAAACATGCTCAGTCCAATAAAACTTATAAACATCGCGCTCCTGGCGATCGCACCTTGCCTTGCCCATGCTGCCAGTAATTATCCAGACAAACCCATTAGCATCGTGGTTCCCTATGCCGCAGGCGGCTCGACCGACCTGATTGGGCGCGCGCTGGGTGAAAGTATGGGTCGATATTTGAAACAGACCATTGTTATCGAAAACAAACCGGGCGCAGCAGGGTCCATGGGCGCCCAGGAAATGGTCCGCACACGACCCGATGGCTACAAGCTGACACTGGCGCCTCATGGTATTTTCAGGCAACCCTACTTGCAGAAAACCCGCTATGACCCGATCAAGGATCTGACTTATATCGCATCATTTTCAACCTATGATTTTGCCCTGGTGGTGGATGCAAAATCACAATTGAAAACCGTCAATGAATTTGTGGATTATGCCAAGCAGCATCCCGACCAGATCAGTGTAGGCACACCCGGGCGCTTTACCGGCAACCAGATGGTGATGGTCGAGCTGAGCAATGCCACGGGCGCCAAACTCACGCATGTTCCATACAAGGGTGATGCCGAAGCGATCACGGCACTGCTGGGAGGTCATATCCAGGCTGCCATCACCACCAACAGCATTCTGCCCTATATGGAAGCGGGGACCGTTCGTGTCCTGGCGGTCGCTTCCGAGAAAAGGCTGGCAGCATTTGATGGCGTACCCACATTTACAGAAGCTGGCTATCCAGTCGTGATCCCCTCGCCACTCGGGCTCGCAGGGCCCAAAGGCCTGCCGCCTGAGATCGTGGAAAAACTGGATGACGCCGTTCATGCCGCTGTTCAGGACCCGGTATTTTTGAAAGCCATCGGCGCTTATGGCATTCAGACCTACTATATGAATCACAAGCAGTATAGCGAGTTTGCGGTGAAGACGTTCGCGGAAGAAAAAGACATCGTGGGCAAAATGAACGAAGAGAATAAGTGAATATCGTAAAGTAGATATGCCATCGCCGATTTATATCCAGTATGGCAAATTGACTTCAGTAGCAGGGTGTGGCGCGCTCCGCAACCCTGCTTATACATAAGGCCCTTACCCACCGGCGCCACCTTTCTTTTATATCGGCGATGCGCTCCCTTATGCCTGTAGGCCGCGATAACCCGTATAAAACATGTAGGCCGCCACCAAAAACAGAATGCACGCAAAAATGCGTTTCAGTTTTTTGACCGGCAAGGCATGCGCGGCCCTGGCACCGAAAGGTGCAGTCAAAACACTGAAAGCGGCAACCACGACCAGGCCAGGCAACCATACATAGCCGACCGCGCTTTCGGGGCGCTCGGCGATCCCCTGCCCACTGAGCAAATAGCCCGTCACATTCGCAAGGGCTATAGGAAACCCCAATGCCGCAGAGGTTGCCACTGCATTATGAATCGCTACATTACACCAGGTCATGAAGGGCACACTCAAAAAGCCACCGCCTGCTCCCACCAGCCCCGACAGAAAGCCAATTGCGCTACCCGCAGAGAACTTGCCCACCATACCCGGCATCGCGCGCGTTGATGCAGTCTTTTTGTCAGAAAACATCTGTGTTGCTGAAAATATAACAAACACGGAGAAAAACAGAGCAAGCCAGCTTCCTTTTAGCAAGGCAAAGGCCCCCAGACTGCTGACTAAGCTACCGACTACGATTCCCGGCGCGAGATGCATCACAATGCTCCAACGGACAGCCCCACGCTTGTGATGCGCAATCACACTTGACATGGAAGTAAAGAGAATAGCAGACATGGATGTTGCAATCGCCATTTTCACCGCCAACTCAGGTGCTGTTCCCAGTCCTGACAGTAGGAAGGTCAGGACCGGGACCATGACCATGCCTCCGCCGATGCCAAGCAAGCCAGCCAAAAATCCGCTCCCTATACCAAGAAGGGCAAGCTCAAATAAAAGTACGAAGGACATATCCGACATAAAGACTCCAGAAAGATTCAAACCACCAGTGACGTTCAAAAACCGATTGCCATTCCGTCACGCCTTCCATCGGAACCGCCCATAAAAACACCCCGATCATGATCAAGCCATATTGCGTGGCAGGTACCCAGCGGATTTTCTGTAGCAACCGGAGCATGCCCTTTCTGTCGCAGCCCGGCCCAGATGGATTCAGGCACCGTGCTCTCCAGCTCAAACGAATCACCGCGCGCCAGCATGCGCGGATGCTCAATCGCCTGCTGGATAGACAAGCCATAGTCGACAATATTCGAAAGCACCTGCAGTTGTCCCGCCGGCTGGAAATGACCACCCGTAACGCCGAAGGACATGACTGCCTCTGCCCCCTTAGTCAGCAATGCGGGAATGATGGTGTGCATGGGGCGTTTGCGTCCTGCAATTTCATTGGGATGCCCCGCTTCCAAAGTAAAACCGCAGCCCCGATTATGCAAAAGCACACCAGAATCGCATGCGACCAGTCCACTGCCGAAATCATCAAATAGAGAGTTGATGAACGCCACCACGGTTCCATCAGCATCGGCCACCGAGATAAAAACGGTGTCTTTGTGTTCCGGCGTGATCACACACTGCACGTCTTCGATTCGTCTTTCCAAACTGATGCGCGCGACCAGTTGGTCTATATGCCGTGCCGACAGCCAGTACTCCACATCAACAGTCGAATGTTTCGGGTCGCACAAAAAGGCGTCCCTTTCGGCATAGGCGATTCTGGACACTTCCGCCTGCAAATGAAAGCGCTCCGTACTCAAGGCACCGTAGGCAGAGAGATCGAAGCGATTTAGCATCGCGGCAATTTGCAGCGCAACAATACCCTGCCCGCTTGGCGGACATTCCCAAAGGCGATAGCCGCGATAGTCCGTTGAAATAGGCTGAACATATTCGGGATGATAGTCGGCCAGATCCTCAAGCTGCATGACACCGCCGTGTCGCTGTAATGAAGTCACAATATCTTCAGCGATCCAGCCTTCGTAGAAGACATCGGCACCATCTCTTGCTATGGAACGCAAAGCACGACCCAGCTTCGGATTAAAACGCCTATCGCCCACCACGGGACTGCGCTCGTCAGGCATAAAGATCGCTTTCGCTTGCGGCGTTGCGCATACCTTATTGGCGCTGCGCGCCCAATCACGTGCAAGGCGCTCCGTAACGAGATAACCATCCTCCGCGGCAACGATAGCTGGATGAAATAACTCATTGAGCGGTCGCGTACCATGGTCGCCGAGCAGCTGTTCCCAGGCACGCACGGCGCCGGGTACCGTTACTGCATGGACATTATCCGCCGGGATGTTCGCCAGGCCCGATTCGCGCAGCTGCGCCGCACTGGTCGCTTGCGGCGCCCACCCCGCTCCGCTGAGCGCGACAGGCGGCTGCCCCCGCTTCTTGAGCAACACAAAGCAGTCGCCACCAATGCCCGTTTGGGTAGGCTCGACCACGGCAAGCATCGCTGCAACGGCGACAGCTGCATCCACGGCGTTCCCCCCTGAGCGCAATATATCAAGACCAGCCTGAGCGGCTGCAGGATTTGAGGTAGCAACCATTCCTTTGGCGCCGACCGATATCGGGCGGCCCGGAAGTTCAAAGTGACGCACGTAACATTCCTTTTTTAAAATTAGAACCCAAACTTCTCGACAATGGCGATAAAGCCGCTGATAAGACACACCACACCGACCACAGCAATCAGCACATTCATGAAACGGCCTTTATATTGCCGCAGAACCGGCACTTTCCGGAATGCGTACAGAGGAAGAAAATACACGACAAAAACACTCACCGGAACAAGCGCAACTTTAATCAGATTGATGGCATTAAAATTTGCGATGGCGAACGCAGTGGTGACCAAAAAATAAACATCGCCAGAACGCTGGAAAATCCTGGACTACTCAGTTTCTGTTCGGATAAACCAAGAACAAATCGCCCAAAACTCTTCGCACTCTCTGCCGTCGCGAGATAATGTGCAAGAAAGGACTTAATGACCGCAGCGAACACAATGGCTTGTGAAGCAATCGCCATAGCGGGCGTATCAAATTTTCGCGCCAGGAAAGACACAATCGTCAGGTTGCTCGATTTTGCCTCAGCCAATTCCTCAGGAGACAATGCAAGAATACTGCTCCAGGAAAAGAAAAGGACTGTTGCAATGATCAGAAAAACCGCAACGGCCATGATTTGCGTCACTTTACGACTGGCTTGATGTCCATAATGGCGTTTTTGAGCGACGACAAAACTGGAGGTTATCGACGTAAAGCTGAAGGCAAATACCAACATGGGTATGCCCTTCCAAACGTCGACCATTAATTGCCCTGCTCCCCCGAAATTGACCGCTGTCGCCAACATGGACGGATTCCAGTGCGGGATGGCCAGGAGTCCGAAAATCACAATCGAGATAATGAATGGAAAAACGATTACCCCCATGATTTTGACAATGGTGTTGGTCCCATACCTGACCAGCATCATCAACACAAAAACAGCAATCGGAGCAACCACCCAGCGGGACGGTTCAGCCAGTCCCAGTTGTGTCCGCACAAAATCAATAATGGTGTTGGTCAGCGTGATGGTGTAGACGGTCATCGACGGAAAGACCGTGGCGAAATAGAGCGCTATGAGGATTTTTCCCCATGTAGAACCCAAATGTTCGATTGTCGTATCCAGAATATTCCCGTCTTTCCCGCCTTCTGTAGAGCCGGCCAACACATACCGCCCCAGCCCAAGGTACGGGATAAAGGTGATAGGAAAAGCCAGCAATGACAAAATGATCATGGGCCACAGACCTGAAAGCCCCAGGCTCACTGGCAGAAACAGGGTTCCACCGCTCACTGCAGTGCCGTAAATGCCCAGCACCCACAAGCTGTCATGCCTGCTCCAACGTATATTTGAGGTTGATGCCGTACTGTTGGTTATTACGTTAGCAGTCATCCCCGCGCCCCACCATTGTTGAAAAATGACAGATGTTCAGGCACTTGCCTGAGATGATTCCGACGTGCGAACGCCTTGGTCGGCTTGTTGGTGAACAACAAAAGCAGCATGGTTTGTCTCCATTGATAGGGTTAATAAATCCATTTTTGAGGCGCACAGCCCTACCGTCACCTGCATCGGGTGACGACTATAATTATGAACAGGTATTTTTCGACTCACTCCAACGCCTGACAGGTTCCTCGGCACGAGGAGAAACCCGTCAAGACGATTGCTTAGAAACGTGAGTGTCGAGAATCAGGAAGCATGCCAGGATGCCTGTCGGGCAGCGATCGTCAAGGCCGACTGCCCGACAAGCGCTTCATAGACAGACGGTGCCGTTGCGCCTTCAGTATTGATCATCAGCACGCGAGAATGCGCATCGATACCCACTTGCTGTGCCAACGCCGGATCTGTGCGCAATACGCTCATAGCAGCCAGACCAGCCGTGCCGGATTCGCCCGCCACGATAGGGATGTCGATATTGCTCCCATTGGCGAGCAAGCGCATCGCCTCAATGGCCTGCTGATCGTCGATGGTCATGAAGTAGTCGACGCCGGGTTCCAGAAACTTCCAGGCGAGCATCGACGTTTCACCGCAAGCCAGCCCTGCCATCACAGAATCGACCGAGCCAGTGGCTCGGGCCGGCCTCCCCTGGATCGCGCTTTGGAGCAGACAATCGGCCTGAACCGGCTCTACCACAATGAACGTCGGACGCTGCGCGCCCTGGAATTCCCAGAAGTAGCTAACCAGCCCTGCCGCCATGCCGCCCACACCGCCCTGCAAAAAAACATGCGTGAATGCGCCTGCCAACCCCGGCTGAGCACCGGTCTGCTCGACGATTTCCTCCGCAATGGTGCCATAGCCCTGCATCACATCCCGAGGAATGTCCTCGTATCCGTCATAGGACGTATCAGATACCACTTGCCAGCCATTGACCGTTGCCAGGCGTGAGGCCTCTTCCACCGAATCGTCATAGTTACCTTTGATTCTCACGATCTGAGCACCATAAACCGCGATCGCCTGCTCACGCTCCACACTCACATTGGCGTGCAGCACGATGACGCAACGACAGCCCGCATCGCGGGCAGCGGCAGCCAGCCCCCGACCGTGGTTTCCGTCAGTCGCGCTGATGACGGTATAGTCCTGCAACTGTTGAGCGTAACGCCCCATAAGAATGAGTGCCGGATCGAACGCCGGGTGCAAGCGCACGATCTGTCGCACCAACGCAATGGGCGCCCCAAGGGCCTTGAAGCTGCCCAGCGAAGAGCGCACCGATTCGTCCTTGACGCTGAACCGGGCAATACCCAGCTGCTGAGCTATTCCGGGCAAGTCATAAAGAGGCGTGGCCTGGCGTGCGATGCCAGGCCAGGCACTCAGCCAGCGGCGACATTCCTGAGCACGCTCGATATTCATGATCGAACGAAGTGGCGCCGGATAGGGCTCACGTGTCGCGCGCGGATTGGCAAACAGCCGCGAGTGATCTTGCTCGGCTGAGCCGGAAGGAGCGAGTGCTGAGATAGACATGCAGTATCCTGAAAATAAATAACTGTTTAGAGATATGAAATAATACTTCCCATAACCCCGTAGTTTTTATTAAAATTTGCCACTTAAGTGGAATTTTTTATCGTTTTATATTCAAAATGTAGGCCGTATTTGAGATGACTAATAAAATCGACAGTTATGATCACGTCCTGCTTGCCGCGATTCAGGACGACGCACGTTTGTCCCAGAGCGAGCTGGGAGAGCGGGCCAACCTGTCCACTGCAGCGGTAAACCGCAGACTTAAGCAACTGGCTAAAGATGGC of the Advenella mimigardefordensis DPN7 genome contains:
- a CDS encoding LysR family transcriptional regulator, whose translation is MSPSATSHALRSLELALGTELLDRHSAGITLTYTGQQILPHVRDVFAALQLVQATALSGAQLKTGLLNLGSFGASATIRVLPVLLDRFKVRYPGVEMMVTEKPDEQTARDLIERRLELAAVTLPKPDFDSVTLAVDELVAVLPSGHPLAERETVALAEMTADPFILTRAGSQALVSKLFAKHGLRPRVNYELLQLMSILELVASGKGVSILAKLALPDEYNGVVFRPISPGASRHIGLACLDESRLSPVAQAFWHEAQRYRAGQTSAARKRS
- a CDS encoding CaiB/BaiF CoA transferase family protein — its product is MSADQLTALAGIKVLDLSRILAGPTAAQLLGDLGADVVKVEKPLEGDDTRKWGPPYVADRSGEKTDESAYYLCANRNKRSIAIDITSASGQKRVHQLMAHTDVLIENYKVGGLSKYGLAYDQIKDRYPDLIYCSVTGFGQTGPYAARPGYDFLIQGMGGIMSLTGEPQGTPMKVGVGIADVMTGMYAAVGILAALRHREQTGQGQHIDIALLDTQIAWLVNGGTNYLTDRKRPERLGNGHPNIVPYQVFSTADAPMILAVGNDAQFRRFCQVAGEASLASDERYATNIMRVRHRIELCRLVDNALRKRTRSHWLQTLEAANVPCGPVNSLEEVFADPQVIARGAQLTMPCEWAAGGQISLLANPLKMSATPPTYNRPPPRLNEHEAEVLADWLKTCKTT
- the acdA gene encoding 3-sulfinopropanoyl-CoA desulfinase, whose amino-acid sequence is MYELTPEQRTLQTQARELAQSVFASTAVQTDLTEQYPWDNVAQLRDAGFMGMMLPTSVGGRGLSTLDTVIVIEEMAKACATMGRITVDSNLGAIGAITKYGSEEQIKLAADLVLAGDKPAICISEPNAGSAASEMTTRADKNGDHYILNGEKYWITGGGVSKLHLIFARVFDDGVEQGIGAFITVLDDHGPEGLKVGRRLYAMGVRGIPETHLEFHDLKIHKSMMITFPDGLKRGFAALMSAYNAQRVGAGAVALGIAQCAFEEGVAYLKRREQFGRPLAEFQGLQWMVADMSVQLEAARLMLRSAAVSGETFPDINKAAQAKIFAAETANKVTNDALQFFGSSGYGRHNPMERHVRDARMFTIAGGTAQILRTQVASKILDMKLPQTRDGYLKAAQNSKR
- a CDS encoding cysteine dioxygenase family protein — translated: MTTTVASPRFQQFIESFTQLIEQSSNNEAQILESGRSLLGDLVANDVWLPEQFAQPHPQYYQQYLLHADPLDRYSVVSFVWGPGQKTPIHNHTVWALIGMMRGSERSELFAVPKPDEPMQLVNTDTLSPGDIDMVSPRLGDIHRVSNVFDDRVSISIHVYGGNIGRISRHVYDALTGRTKTFISGYSNEPEAPAA
- a CDS encoding carboxymuconolactone decarboxylase family protein, with translation MTTNTIELTALCTSFPSNLVDHAPELFTVFKDYAEVVRESAEDALSPRLYALVRLAAATAIPSPALARHALALARTRASEVDIAGAVNAACHLRSGAAIAYGRLVFKLMEDSGSAPPETGARSQIALDREYMTKLRKASPRPFDAMARLTTARQKNNVLAELDYELIAIAVATVTQCVYCLEMHGNKARKLGASDQQIADAVHIAICARYEATLCEWSDVSPDANQSFK
- a CDS encoding Bug family tripartite tricarboxylate transporter substrate binding protein, whose amino-acid sequence is MYLQKRAAAAGLFALIMGNALPAMAEWPDKPITLVTPYTPGGNADILARLIAQPLSKRLGKPVIVENRPGAGGMIGAQYAARAKPDGYTLLLGSVANVLYEYFYKNVPMDFGADLLPVSHIASFPNFVVVSPNAGIDSIEEAVQHAKSSSTGISCGNPGIGTTPYLTCEILKNRLGIALTNVPYKGSLPAITDVIGGQITLAVASEALPYMKDGRLKPLAVSSRLPTPLAPEVPPLSHTIEGVDVVAWFGVFAPRNTPQAIIERISSDIAASLKSADMRAKLAGLGATPVGSTPAAFDNYYKAEATRWREEIAAMGIKPR
- a CDS encoding tripartite tricarboxylate transporter substrate binding protein, translating into MKNMLSPIKLINIALLAIAPCLAHAASNYPDKPISIVVPYAAGGSTDLIGRALGESMGRYLKQTIVIENKPGAAGSMGAQEMVRTRPDGYKLTLAPHGIFRQPYLQKTRYDPIKDLTYIASFSTYDFALVVDAKSQLKTVNEFVDYAKQHPDQISVGTPGRFTGNQMVMVELSNATGAKLTHVPYKGDAEAITALLGGHIQAAITTNSILPYMEAGTVRVLAVASEKRLAAFDGVPTFTEAGYPVVIPSPLGLAGPKGLPPEIVEKLDDAVHAAVQDPVFLKAIGAYGIQTYYMNHKQYSEFAVKTFAEEKDIVGKMNEENK